ACCGGCCGCCACCACGACGAGCACCGCGGTGCCGAAGAGCAGGAACAGGGGCTTGCCCGTGGGGGCGTAGATGCTGAGGACGCCGTTCACCAACGCACCGAGACCCACGCTGTCGTACACCGGCAGTGACAGCTGGTAGACCGCAGCCGGCTTCACGACCAGGAGGTAGGACAGCAGGAACACGGCGAGGTACCCGCCGCCCAGCAGGACCAGGGGCAGGCGGGCTCGCACCAGCGCCGGGCGGTCGGCCACCCACGAGATGAGCACCGCGGTGGCGCCCACCGACGCGGTCGCGATCACCGCCGTGTTCGAGAAGGGCAGCGCCAGCACCGACACCGCGAAGAACCAGCCGAGTGCTCGCGTCGAGAAGCGCTCGCGCACCAGCGTCACGCCCGTGGCCAGGATGAGCGCGCCCGCGGCGTACTCGAACGCGTAGTGCTTGAACATTCCCGCTTCCCAGACCACCCACATCGCCAGGCCCCCGGCGAGCACCGCACACAGTCGCCCGAGTGCGGTCTCGATCATGCGGGCCGCCCGGCGCAGGGCGAGGATGCCCACCACGAAGGCGATCAGGCTGGGCAGCCGCAGGACGATCTCGTTCAGCCCGAACGCGTCGACGAGCAGCTTGTCCAGCACGTACACGCCGTACGGCATGGTCTGCTCGAACAAGGCCATCGGCTGCCCCGGGGCCAGCCAGCCCTGCCCGGCCACGGCCTGGTAGACCATCGCCTCGTCGAACCAGAAGTTGCGGTTGGTGACCTCGATGGTCACCACCAGGAGCACGACGAAGGCGCCGAGGCCGATGTCCGTCCAGCGCTCCCACCGCCGCCGCGTCGGCGGTTCCTGCGGTCGACGAGCGCGGTTGAGCATGGCGCGATCCTAGGCGATGGCCGGTGGTCGCCGGACCGCAATCGGCAGACGCAAGAGGCCCCGACCCCGTGCGGGATCAGGGCCTCCTACTCGTGCGATCAGTCCAGGTAGTCGCGCAGCACCTGGCTGCGGCTGGGGTGGCGCAGCTTGCTCATCGTCTTGGACTCGATCTGGCGGATCCGCTCACGCGTGACGCCGTAGACCTTGCCGATCTCGTCCAGCGTCTTCGGCTGACCGTCGGTGAGCCCGAAACGCATGGACACCACGCCGGCCTCGCGCTCGGACAGGGTGTCCAGCACGGAGTGCAGCTGCTCCTGGAGCAGGGTGAAGCTCACCGCGTCCGCCGGCACGACCGCCTCGGAGTCCTCGATCAGGTCACCGAACTCGCTGTCGCCGTCCTCGCCCAGCGGGGTGTGCAGCGAGATGGGCTCGCGGCCGTACTTCTGCACCTCGACGACCTTCTCGGGGGTCATGTCGAGCTCCTTGGCGAGCTCCTCCGGAGTGGGCTCGCGGCCCAGGTCCTGAAGCATCTGCCGCTGCACGCGGGCGAGCTTGTTGATGACCTCGACCATGTGCACCGGGATCCGGATGGTGCGCGCCTGGTCCGCCATGGCCCGGGTGATCGCCTGCCGGATCCACCAGGTGGCGTACGTCGAGAACTTGTAGCCCTTGGTGTAGTCGAACTTCTCGACCGCGCGGATCAGACCCAGGTTGCCCTCCTGGATGAGGTCCAGGAAGAGCATGCCGCGGCCGGTGTAGCGCTTGGCGAGCGAGACGACCAGTCGCAGGTTGGCCTCGAGCAGGTGGTTCTTGGCCTTCTTGCCGTCCTGGGCGATCCACCACAGCTCGCGCTTGAACTTCGGCTCGATCTTGGCGCCGGAGTTCAGCCGCTCCTCGGCGAACAGGCCGGCCTCGATGCGCTTGGCGAGCTCGACCTCCTGCTCGGCGTTCAGCAGGGCGACCTTGCCGATCTGCTTGAGGTAGTCCTTGACCGGGTCGGCGGTGGCGCCGGCGGTCGCGACCTGCTGGGCGGGCGCGTCGTCGTCGTCGTCCGTGATGACGAAGCCGGTCTCCTCGACGTCCTCGGCCGCCTCGCCCTCAGCTGGCTCGGCCGGTGTCTCGCCGTCTTCGGCCGCGGGAGCTGCCTCGTCGCCGGCGGCCGGCGCGGCGGCAGCCTGCTTCGCCGCGGTCTTCTTGGCCGGAGCGGCCTTCTTCGCCGTGGCCGCCTTGGTCGCGGGGCGCGCAGCGGCACTCGTCGCTGCCTCGGCTGCGTCGGGCGTCGCCTTCTTGGCGGCCGCCTTCTTCGCCGGAGCAGCCGCGGACTTGGCCGCAGGCTTCGCAGCCTCCGTCGACTTGGCGGCGGCCTTCTTCGCGGGGGCCTTCGTCGTGGCGGATGCCGAGGTGGAAGCACGCTTGGTCGCCGTGGCGGCGACTGCACGACTGGGTGCAGCCTCCAGGTGCACCGCGACGCCCTGCTCGTCGAGCGTGCGCAGCACGGCCTTCATCCTCTTCAGTGGGAGGTCAGCCTCCTCCAGCGCGTGCTTGACGGAACCGGCGTCCACGAAACCGTTGGTACGGCCGAGGCGCAGGAGGTCCTGCAGAGCGGGATGGGTGAACTCGGCCGGAAGTGACTCGGCAGAGCTGGACCGGGCGGTCGGAACCGACGACACGGACAACCTTTCGTCGCGGATGATCGGGTGGGCGCGGGGGTGGTTCAGTGGAAACGGCGGACGGGCAATCCAACCGGTAACCCGCACAACGCGTGGAACCGGCCAATAATGCCCGGGCCGCGAGATTGACTCCCCCGGCCGGACTCAACAGCCCATTGTGTCATGCGTTCCCGCAGACGGGCGGTACCGGTTCACGGACGGCGGTGCGTCGTGGTGCTGGGAGCACCCAGCGTCACGCATCCGCCTTGACGGCGAGCACGGGGCACGGCGCATCCAGCAGGATGCGCTGCGCGTTGGATCCCAGGATGAGCTTGCCCACCGGGGTCCGCCGCCGCAGGCCGATCACGATGAAGTCGGCGCCGATCTCCGTCGCCACCGCGATCAGGTCCTCGGCGGGCTCGAGGCCGCGCACCAGCTGGCGGACCTCGTGGTCGATGCCGGCCTCGGCCAACTCACGCTGCACGGCCGCCAGCTCGGCCTCGTACCGCACCGCGTCGTCCGAGGCGAGGTCCTTGCCCCCACGGTTCGAATTGATCACCACCAACCGGGTGGACCGCAGCTTCGCTTCCTCCGCCGCCCGCCGCAGAGCGGCCTTACCCTCGTTGGTCGGGACGAAGCCCACCACGATCGCCATCGATCCTCCTCGCTGCACACCGCCCGCGCGCCCGTCGGACGGGGACGACCGTACCGGAACTGACCGCGCTGCGACGATCCGTAGGCTGGGCACGAGCTCGCCCCCGCGCCGACGCCCCTGGATGAGGTTCACCATGGCAGTGCAGCCCACGACCGGACCCACCCTGGGCCTCGAGGAGGAGCTGCACGTCTGCGACCTCGCGAGCGGTGACCTGCGCAGCAGCGCCGACGACCTGCTGGCGGCGCTGTCCACCCCCGCGACCACTGCGGGCCTGACCGCGGCCGGCACCGTCGTCGCCGAGCTGCCGCTGTCCCAGATCGAGACCGTCACCGGCGTCGGGAGCAGCATCGAGGACCTGCTCGGGCGAGCACTGACGCTGCGAGCCGCCGCCGCCGGGGCGGCCACCGAGCTCGGGCTCGGTCTGCTGGCCAGTGGCTCTCCCCCGCTCGGTCGGGCGGCCGACCAGCGCGTCTCGCCCGACTCCCGGTACGACGCGCTGCGCGAGCGAGCGGCGGCGCTGGTGGACCAGCAGCTCATCGCCGGCATGCACCTGCACGTCGGGGTCGGCGACCCCACGTCCACGGCGGTGGACGACGAGGCGCGGGTGGCCGTGGTCGAGGCGCTGCGCCCGTGGCTGCCGGCCCTGCTCGCCCTGACGGCCAACTCGCCGTACTGGTTGGGCACGGACACGGGCTTCGCGTCCTACCGCCAGGTTCACTGGCAGCGTTGGCCGGTCGCGGGCCCGCCGCCCTCGGCCCAGGACGCGGCGCAGTGGCACCGCTCGGTCGCCGCCCTGGTCGACGCCGGCGTCGTGGACGACGCCAGCTTCGTCTACTGGGACGTCCGGCTGGCCACCCGCTTCCCGACCGTCGAGGTCCGGGTCGCCGATGTGGTTCCGACCCTGGACGACGCCGCCGGTTTCGTGGCGATCGTGCGTGGCCTGGCGGCCGGGGCTCTGGCGGAGCACGAAGCCGGACGCCGGGCGCCGGGCGTGCGACTGTCGGCGCTGCGAGCCGCTACCTGGCGCGCCGCCCGGTACGGGTTGGCCGGTCAGCTGGTGGACCCGGCGACCGGCACCCTGGCACCGGCCGTCGACGTGCTGCGCTCGATGCTGCGGCACGCCGCACCCGGGCTCGAGATCGCGGGCGACGGCGACCTGGCGCGCGACGGGCTGGCCCGGGTGTTCCGGGACGGCAACGGCGCCGACCGGCAACGGCGGGCGTTCGAGCGGTTCGGGTGGGAGGGCGTGCTGGACGTCGTGCGCGTCGACCCCGACGCCAGCACCCCGACGGTGACCAGTGGGGACGGCAACGGCTGGGTCGCCTGCACGTGCGGTCAGCAGCACTGGGGCCTGCACGGCGCGGCGGGGCTGCTGCTCACCCGGCCTGGGGCGGCCGGTCCCGAGGTGCTGCTGCAGCTGCGCGCCGCCTGGACCCACCAGGGCGGTACCTGGGGCCTGCCCGGTGGTGCCCGGGACAGCCACGAGACGACCGGCGAGGCCGCCCGCCGCGAGGCCTGGGAGGAGGCGGGCGTCGAGCCCGGTGCCGTGACCGTCCTCGGCGAGGACCAGGACGACCACGGACCGTGGTCCTACACCTACGTCCTGGCGCGGGCCGACGACGGCGTCGCCGCCTCCCCCACCAACCGCGAGTCCGACGCGGTCGAGTGGGTACCCGTGCCCCAGGTCGACGCGCGGGAGCTGCACCCGGCCTTCGCCGCGGCGTGGCCGCGGCTGCGCACCCGGCTGGTCGCGCTCGCCGAGGTCAGGGAGCGCTGACCCGCGCGGAGGCCAGGCTGCGCCGGACGACCTCGCCCACCTGCGAGGTCTCGATGAGGAAGCCGTCGTGCCCGTACGGCGAGCTGACCGTGAGCAGGGGCCGTGCGGTCGGGACCGCCGCCACGATCTCCTCCGACAGCCGCGGTGGGTACAGCCGGTCGCTGTCCACGGACGCTACGTACAGGTCGCAGGTGACCCGGCCCAGCGCCTGCTGGACCCCACTACGGCCTCGCCCGACATCGTGCGAGTTCATCGCCTCGGTCAGCACCACGTAGGAACCGGCGTCGAACCGCCGGTGCAGCTTGTCCGCGTGGTGGTCCAGGTAGCTCTCGACCGCGTACCGCCCGCTCCCCCCGATCGGCTGCTCGTCGCCCTGCGCCGAACGCCCGAACCGTTCCGCGAGCTCGAGCTCGCTGCGGTAGGTCACGTGCGCGATGCGGCGGGCGATACCGAGACCCGCGACCGGGCCGGGCCCGTCCAGCTCGTGGTAGTCGCCGCCGGCCCACTGCGCATCCGCCCGGATGGCCAGCAGCTGCGGCTCGCACCAGGCGATCTGCTCCGCGGTGGCGTACGCGGTCGAGGCCAGCACCACGGCCGAGCGGAGCCGGTCGGGGTAGGTGACCGCCCACTCGAGGACCCGCATGCCACCCATGGACCCGCCGATGACCGAGGCCCAGCTGTCGATGCCGAGCCGGTCGGCCAGCCGAGCCTCCGCGGCCACCTGGTCCCGGACGGTGAGGAAGGGGAAGCGCGAGCCCCATGCCCGGCCGTCCGGAGCGGGCGAGGCCGGTCCCGTCGTCCCCTGGCACCCACCGAGCACGTTGGGTGCCACGACGAACCACTGGTCGGTGTCCAGCGCTCTACCCGGCCCGACGAGCGCGTCCCACCAGCCGGCCGTGGGGTGCCCCGACGTGGCCGGACCCGAGACGTGGCTGTCGCCGGTCAGCGCGTGCAGCACCAGCACGGCGTTGTCCCGCGCTGCGTTGAGCGTGCCCCACGTCTCGTAGGCGACGGTCACGTCCGGCAGGGCACCGCGTGCCTCCAGCGTCAGCGTCCCCACATCGGCGAAGTGCCGGCGTCCGACGGGGTCCCCCGCCGACCAGGCGCCCCCCGCCGCCATCAGGCCTCCTTGGCCGCGCGGAAGCCCGCCTCCAGGTCGGCCAGGATGTCGTCGATGTGCTCGATGCCGACTGCGAGCCGGACCAGCCCGGGCGTCACGCCGCTGGACAGCTGCTCCTCCGCGGACAGCTGGCTGTGCGTGGTGGATGCCGGGTGGATGACCAGGCTCCGCACGTCGCCGATGTTGGCCACGTGGCTGTGCAGCTCGAGCGCCTCGACGAATCGCTGCCCCGCCTCGGAGCCACCCTTGATCTCGAACGCCAGCACGGCGCCCGGACCCTTGGGCGCGTACTTGAGTGCGCGCTCGTGCCAGGGGCTGCTCTCCAGCCCGGCGTACGCCACGCTCTCGACCTCGTCGCGGCCCTCGAGCCACTGCGCCACCGCCTGGGCGTTCTGCACGTGCCGCTCGATGCGCAGGCTCAGCGTCTCGATGCCCTGCGCGATGAGGAAGGCGTTGAACGGCGAGGCTGCCGGCCCCAGGTCGCGCAGCAGCTGCACCCGGGCCTTGAGGATGAACGCGAGGTTCGCGCCGAGGGCGCTGCCCACGCCGAGGTCGCGTCCGTAGACCAGGCCGTGGTAGCTCGGGTCGGGCTGGTTGTAGTTCGGGAACTTGTCCGGGTCCTGGGCGAAGTCGAACTTCCCACCGTCGACGATGACGCCCGCGATGGACGTCCCGTGACCGCCGAGGTACTTGGTCGCCGAGTGCACCACGATGTCGGCGCCCCACTCGAGCGGACGGATCAGGTACGGCGTGGCCACCGTGTTGTCGACCACCAGCGGGACGCCGTGCGCATGCGCCACTCCGGCGACGCCCTCGATGTCGAGCACGTCGGACTTGGGGTTGGCGATGGTCTCGGCGAAGAAGGCCTTGGTGTTCGGCTGGACGGCCGCCTCCCACGAGGCCAGGTCGTCGGGGTCGTCCACGAAGGTGGTCTGGATGCCCAGCTTGGGGAACGTGTAGTGCAGCAGGTTGTAGGTGCCGCCATACAGGCTGGGGCTGGCCACGATGTGGTCGCCGGCCTCGGCGAGGTTGAGCAGCGCGAGGGTCTCGGCGGACTGGCCGCTAGCAACCAGCAGAGCGCCGACACCGCCCTCGAGACTGGCCACCCGCTGCTCGACCGCGTCGGTGGTCGGGTTCATCAGCCGCGTGTAGATGTTGCCGAACTCCTTGAGGGCGAACAGGTTCGCCGCGTGCGCCGTGTCGTTGAACACGTACGACGTGGTCTGGTAGATCGGCAGCGCGCGGGCGCCGGTGGTCGCGTCGGCGGTCTGGCCGGCGTGGATCTGACGGGTCTCGAAGGACCAACCGTCGTTCATGGGGACTCCTGACGAGGAATGTGGCTGCGCTGCAGCCGGGGCTGGGCAGGGAGAGGCACCGGCACGGCCGGTGGGCGAACGGGGACGACGGCGGTCGTCAGAAGGGCATTCGACAGGTCATTCGAGGGCTCCAAGCTCCTGGGGCCCGCTCGAAGACGGACCCGCGCTTGCCGGTCGCAGGTGCAGACCGGCCAGGTCATCACCCGGGGCACCCCACCGCGGTTGGAGGGTTGCCGGCCAGCAAGCCGGGGCTACGCGCTGGCACTCATGACCTCTGACGAGATTACCAACGCGCCGCCAGGCCGTCCACGGACCGGTCGGCTGTCTCAGCTGTCGAGACTGGGCCTGATACCGGCCCGCAGCAGACCCTCGACCAGCACGGCCATCCGGTAGCCGGGGTCGAGGTCGAGGGCGCGCTCCACCGCCAGGTTGGCCAGGGCGCCCTCGCCGTCGTGCCAGCACTGCAGCGCGAACAGGGTCAGCGGGCAGACCGCCCAGTCGCCGTCGCAGCGCCGGCTCAGGTCGGCCAGCAGCGCGGTGACCGCCTCGTGCTCGGCAGCCTCAACCGTCGGACCATCCTGACCAGCACGAGCGGCGCCGGACGGACGTCGCAGCCAGCCCACCCAGCGCATCGCGACCGCGTCCCGGATCGGGACGTCGGCGAGCCCGGCCAGCAGGAGCGCCGCCTGGGCGTCGCTGGTTTCGACACGACCCGCCCTGGCTCGTTCGGCGACGAGCCCGGCGAACAGCGCCTCGACCCGTCGGCTGTGCTGGAGGTAGTCCCCCGAGCGCATCGCCTCGTGCTGCTGGTGCGCAAGCCGCCCGGTGCGACGCACGACGGCGGGGGCCGCGGCACTGATGCGCGCCCGCAGGTCTTCCCGTCCCGGCACCGGCGCCCGACCGCTGGCCACCAGGGCCGTCGCGGCAACGCTGGTCCGGCCGTGATCCAGCGGCGTCCCCTCGTCCGGGCAGCACCGGCTCTCGTGGCACGAGTACGACCAGAAGCGGTCCGCCGAGACGTAGGTCGCTTCCTTCAGCCCGATCCCGAGCTCGGCCAGCTCGCCCTGCAGCGCGTCGACGAGCTTCTGCCACGGGCGTGCGTCACGGCGCCACCGGGCGTCGTCGTACACGAGCAGCGCCACCTGGCTGGGCCGTTCCCGGGAGACGAAGGTGAGCAGGTCCGCCGCCCAGGGCCCCAGGATCGACGGCTCGTCCGGCAGGTCGACCCTCGCGGCCATGCCGCAACGCAGCTTCGGCCCGTTCAGGGCGAGCAGCACCAGGCTGCGGCTCGGGGTGAACCCCAGGAGGTACGGCACGGTTCCGACGAGATCGGCTGGCCCGGTGACCCGGACGACGGTTTCAGGAGCGGCGGGCGGAGTTGAGGTGGTCATGTCGACCAGCGTCTGGTCTCACGAGCCGGCCGGACAGGGCCTGGACCGGATCTGTGGACAGTGGGACTAACGCCCGATCTTGTGGATGAGGGGGCTGTGCAGCACGGCCCCCTTCACGGTTCGGTCAGCCGCGAACGACCTTCCCAGCCACCACGGGCCCCGGCTTCGGCGCGCCCTCGCTCTCCCAGCGCAGGAAGGCCGCGGCGTCCATCAGCAGGCGTCCGGCCAGCCACGAGGCCACCACCGCGTCGTCCACGATCCCCAGCAGCGGGAGGAAGTCCGGTAGCAGGTCGATGGGCGACACGATGTAGAGCACGGCGACCGCGAGCAGGCCGATCTCGCCGCGCGAGGCGCCTGGGTAGCGGCCGACCAGCGTCGCTACCACCAGACGCGGCACGGCCCGCAGGGACTCCCAGACCCCCGGGGCACCGGGACGGGACGCCCCGCGCAGGGCCTGCCACAGCGCGACGTAAGCCGCGGTCCTGCCTTTGCCGGCCATGAGGCCCTCCCTGATCGACGGTTCTCCTGGTCAGACGTTACGGCGGCGCCCCAGGTTCCGCAGATCTCCCAGGTGTCGCGAACGGCGGTCGACTCAGCGGGCCAGGGCGGCCTGGGCGTGCGGGAACTCGCGACGGGCCTGGTCGGCGATCCGGCGCAGCAGGAAGACGTCGAAGCCGGCCCCGAGGAAACCACCGACAAGGGGGACGCCGCGCCCCAGTCGCGGGGCGGCGCTCTGGCCCACGCGGGCGATCAGCCGGAACCCGATGCCCTTGTTCAGCACCATGAGCGCCGGGCCGGGCAGCCGGCTCGTCGCGAGCCCCGCCAGCCGACCGGAGTGCTGCACGCCCGCACCCTTCAGGAGGTCGTCGGCGTCCGCGCCGACCAGCGTCAACATCACCGCGGCCCGGACGCCCCGCTGGTGCAGGTCGTACCCACGCAGGCTGGCGATCGAGGCGACCATGCGGGTGGCGATCGCGTAGAACTCCAGCACGTTGGCCGGCAGCGCCAGCGGCAGCGTGAAGAACCCCCCGAGCCCGGTGACGAAGCCGCCCGCAGCGGCAGCGCGGACGTGGCTACGGACAATCGCATCGATGGCCCGCTCGGCATCGCCCTGACCACTGAGCGCGCTGTCCGCGACGGTCTGGGCGGAGTCGAACGGCCCTCGACCGTCGATCCCCACGTCGATCAGCCGGTCAACGATGACGGTCGCGTGGGCCGCGAAGCCCTTCACGTCCTCTTCGGTCCGAACTTCCTGCGTCACGTTCGTCCTCCTTCGACCGCGCGGCACCGCGCGTCCCCCGATGATGCCGTGCCACGTGGCGTCCCGCAGCGCGCAGCTCGCTTCCGCCGTCCAGTCCGCTTTCCGCCACGTGGGCCGCTCAGGCGGGGTCCAGGAGCGGGCTGAGTGGCGGAAAGCGGACTGAGCGGCGGAAGCGTGGGGTTGCCGTGGGGGTGGGGTGGCCGTGGGGGTGGGGTGATGTCGGTGCCACCCGCCAGGATGGGTGACGTGCTCCTCGCCGATGTCGCCGCTGCCAGCAAGGTGGTCGCTGCCACCCCCTCCCGGCGCGCCAAGGTGGCCGCACTCGCCACCTGCCTGGCGGCGGCCTCCGCCGGTGGGGACCCGCGCACCGTCTCGGTCGTCGTGAGCTACCTGACCGGTGAGCTGAAGCAGCGGCGCACCGGGATCGGGTACGCCGCGCTTCGCGAGGCCGCCACCGTCGAGCGCGCAGACCGGCCCACGCTGACCGTGCTGGAGGTCGATGACGCCTTCGAGACCGCGGCGGCACTGTCCGGCTCGGGGTCGCAGTCCGCGCGCCGCGACCTGGTTCGCGGGCTGCTGTCCCGGGCGACCGCGGACGAAGCCGCACTGCTGGTCGCGCTGGTCTCGGGCGAGCTGCGGCAGGGGGCCCAGGTCGGCGTGCTGCTGGACGCGTTGGCCGTCGCGACGGGTGCTGCGCCCGCGGCGGTGCGCCGGGCGATCACCCTGAGTGGCTCGGTCGGCGAGGTGGCCGTCGCCGGCCTGCTGCGCGGGCCGGGCGCCCTCGGCGACTTCACCCTTCAGGTGGGTCGCCCGCTGTCGCCCATGCTCGCCAAGTCGGCCCCGGACGTCGCGACCGCCCTGGCCGGCCTCGGTGGCTGCGCCATCGAGTGGAAGCTGGACGGCATCCGGATCCAGGTGCACCGCGACGGCTCGAAGGTGGCGGTGTTCACCCGCACCCTGGACGACGTCACGGACCGACTGCCCGAGGTCGTGGCACTAGCGCGGTCCCTGCCGGTCGACAGCGTCGTGCTGGACGCCGAGGCGATCGCGCTGCGACCGGACGGGCGCCCACGCCCGTTCCAGGAGACCGCGTCCCGGGTCATGACGCAGGCGGCCAGGACCGATGCCGCGGCGGAGCGGACGCCCCTGACGACCTACGTGTTCGACGTGCTCGCGCTGAACGGCACCGACCTCACGGACGAGCCGTTGCGGTCGCGCCGAGCCACGCTCGAGTCCGTCGTCCCGGCTCGGGCGGTCGTACCGCACCTCATGGTGCCGAACGACGACCAGGCGGTCAGCCGGGCCGAGGCCTTCGCACAGGAGGCCCTCGACCAAGGTCACGAGGGCGTGGTGGTGAAGGAGCTGGACGCGCCCTACGCCATGGGCCGGCGCGGCGCGGGGTGGGTCAAGGTCAAGCCGGTGCACACGCTCGACCTCGTCGTCCTCGCGGCGGAGTGGGGTCACGGCCGGCGCACCGGTCGGCTGTCCAACCTGCACCTCGGAGCCCGGGACCCGGCAGGCCGGTTCGGACCGCCGGGCGGGTTCGTCATGCTCGGCAAGACCTTCAAGGGCCTGACCGACCAGTTGCTCGCGTGGCAGACCGAGGAGCTGCTCGCCCGCGCCGACGGGGACAGCGACCAGTGGGTGGTGTCGGTCCGGCCCGAGCTGGTGGTCGAGATCGCCCTGGACGGCGTGCAGACCTCCCCGCGGTACCCGGCCGGCATCGCGCTGCGGTTCGCCCGCGTCGTCCGCTACCGGCCGGACAAGGTGGCCACTGACGCCGACCCGATCGAAGCCGTCGAGGACCTGCGTCCCGACTGACGGCCCGGCTGCCCACATCGCGGACATCCGCCGGCTCCGCTCGGCGCGGACCCAGCCACCTGGGATCATGAAGACGCCCACCCCTGATGACACCGACCACGGAGGCCACGTCGTGACCCTGCCCAGCGACACCGACGCCAAGCTCGCGCAGTACGCCCATCCCGAGCGCCTGGTCTCGACCGAGTGGCTGGCCGAGCACCTGGGCGACGAGGGGCTCGTGGTCGTCGAGTCCGACGAGGACGTGCTGCTGTACGACAGCGGTCACATCCCCGGTGCCGTCAAGGTGGACTGGCACACCGACCTCAATGACCCGGTCACCCGCGACTACGTGGACGGTGCCCGGTTCAGCGAGGTCCTGGGCCAGCGCGGCATCTCCCGCGACACGACCATCGTGGTCTACGGCGACAAGAACAACTGGTGGGCCGCCTACGCCCTGTGGGTCTTCACGCTCTTCGGCCACGAGGACGTGCGCCTGCTGGACGGCGGCCGCGCGAAGTGGCTCGCCGAGGAGCGCGACCTGACCCGCGAGGTACCGCAGCCGACCCCCGCGACGTACCCGGTGGTCGAGCGCGACGACTCGAAGATCAGGGCCTTCAAGGACGACGTCCTGGCGCACCTGGGCGGCAAGCTGATCGACGTCCGGTCCCCCGGCGAGTTCAGCGGGGAGCTGCTGCACATGCCCAACTACCCGCAGGAGGGTGCCGTTCGCGGGGGGCACATCCCCGGTGCGCGCAGCGTCCCGTGGGCCCGCGCCGCCGCCGAGGACGCGACCTTCCGCTCCCGTGAGGAGCTCGAGGCCATCTACGAGGGCGAGAAGGGCCTGACGTCCACCGACGACGTGATCGCCTACTGCCGGATCGGCGAGCGCTCCTCGCACACCTGGTTCGTGCTGACCCACCTGCTCGGCTACGACTCGGTACGCAACTACGACGGCTCCTGGACGGAGTGGGGCAACAGCGTGCGGGTGCCGATCGAGATCGGCCCCGACGCGCCGTCGGGCAGCTGATGAGCGACGAGCGAGCCCCGCTGCCGTCGGCGATGGCCGAGCTGGCCGAGGACTTCCATGCCCTCGGCCCGCAGGACCGGCTCCAGCTGCTGCTCGAGCTCAGCGACGAGCTGCCCGCGCTGCCCGAGCGCTACGCCGGGCACCTCGAGGCGATGGAGCAGGTGCACGAGTGCCAGTCCCCGTTGTTCCTCGCGGTCGAGACCGACCCTGAGTCCGTGCACGTCTTCTTCGACGCGCCGCGGGAGTCCCCGACCACCCGCGGGTTCGCCGGCATCCTGCACACCGGGCTGAACGGGCTGACCCCGGCGGAGGTGCTGGCGGTGCCGGACGACGCCCCGTACCGCTTCGGGCTCGCCGAGGCAGTGAGTCCGCTGCGGCTTCGGGGCATGGTGGCGATGCTGTCCCGGATCAAGCGGCAGGTCCGCGCGCAGACGGCCGACTGACGTCCTGGTGGCCCCGCTCGGCTCAGGCGGGGTCGTGGGCGGTCAGCTGGTGCACGACCTCCAGCGCGGCGAAGTGCACCGTGCTCAACGGGTGGATGCCGTCGACCAGTGGGCGCTCCCCCGCGACGACCACCCGCTGCCCCTGCCGGGTGAGCGCACGCATCGCGACGTAGCCGGCGCCCGGCAGGGCAAGGCTGTCCGTGGGCTCGAGGTCCTCGAGCCGCGACTGCAGCACGAGCAACAGGCCGATGACGGCGGCGCGAACGTCGACGTCCGCCGCGCCGCCGCCGCTCGAGTGCTTTCCGGTGCTGGTGAACAGCTCGGCGCTGCCGCCGGCGAGCGCCACGAGGGTCGAACCGCCCCACGGCAGGCCGGTCTCGACGACGGCGGCCCAGACGTCGGGCAGGCGGGGTGTCGGCGTCCAGTCGACGGCCTGCGGTGTGCGGGTGAGCACGTCGAGCCGGTGGGCCTCGTACTCCGCCCTGGGGTCGCGCAGCGCGGCGCGCCGTCGTCCGAACACGTGCTGACGGTAGCCAGTCGTCAGCGCAGCGACATCACGGGCTCGCCGAGCGAGGTGAGTCCGGTGCCGGTGCGGACGCACTCGCCGCCGTGTGGT
This DNA window, taken from Angustibacter luteus, encodes the following:
- a CDS encoding bifunctional o-acetylhomoserine/o-acetylserine sulfhydrylase, which gives rise to MNDGWSFETRQIHAGQTADATTGARALPIYQTTSYVFNDTAHAANLFALKEFGNIYTRLMNPTTDAVEQRVASLEGGVGALLVASGQSAETLALLNLAEAGDHIVASPSLYGGTYNLLHYTFPKLGIQTTFVDDPDDLASWEAAVQPNTKAFFAETIANPKSDVLDIEGVAGVAHAHGVPLVVDNTVATPYLIRPLEWGADIVVHSATKYLGGHGTSIAGVIVDGGKFDFAQDPDKFPNYNQPDPSYHGLVYGRDLGVGSALGANLAFILKARVQLLRDLGPAASPFNAFLIAQGIETLSLRIERHVQNAQAVAQWLEGRDEVESVAYAGLESSPWHERALKYAPKGPGAVLAFEIKGGSEAGQRFVEALELHSHVANIGDVRSLVIHPASTTHSQLSAEEQLSSGVTPGLVRLAVGIEHIDDILADLEAGFRAAKEA
- a CDS encoding DUF4192 domain-containing protein encodes the protein MTTSTPPAAPETVVRVTGPADLVGTVPYLLGFTPSRSLVLLALNGPKLRCGMAARVDLPDEPSILGPWAADLLTFVSRERPSQVALLVYDDARWRRDARPWQKLVDALQGELAELGIGLKEATYVSADRFWSYSCHESRCCPDEGTPLDHGRTSVAATALVASGRAPVPGREDLRARISAAAPAVVRRTGRLAHQQHEAMRSGDYLQHSRRVEALFAGLVAERARAGRVETSDAQAALLLAGLADVPIRDAVAMRWVGWLRRPSGAARAGQDGPTVEAAEHEAVTALLADLSRRCDGDWAVCPLTLFALQCWHDGEGALANLAVERALDLDPGYRMAVLVEGLLRAGIRPSLDS
- a CDS encoding YkvA family protein, which encodes MAGKGRTAAYVALWQALRGASRPGAPGVWESLRAVPRLVVATLVGRYPGASRGEIGLLAVAVLYIVSPIDLLPDFLPLLGIVDDAVVASWLAGRLLMDAAAFLRWESEGAPKPGPVVAGKVVRG
- a CDS encoding EcsC family protein — encoded protein: MTQEVRTEEDVKGFAAHATVIVDRLIDVGIDGRGPFDSAQTVADSALSGQGDAERAIDAIVRSHVRAAAAGGFVTGLGGFFTLPLALPANVLEFYAIATRMVASIASLRGYDLHQRGVRAAVMLTLVGADADDLLKGAGVQHSGRLAGLATSRLPGPALMVLNKGIGFRLIARVGQSAAPRLGRGVPLVGGFLGAGFDVFLLRRIADQARREFPHAQAALAR
- a CDS encoding ATP-dependent DNA ligase; the protein is MSVPPARMGDVLLADVAAASKVVAATPSRRAKVAALATCLAAASAGGDPRTVSVVVSYLTGELKQRRTGIGYAALREAATVERADRPTLTVLEVDDAFETAAALSGSGSQSARRDLVRGLLSRATADEAALLVALVSGELRQGAQVGVLLDALAVATGAAPAAVRRAITLSGSVGEVAVAGLLRGPGALGDFTLQVGRPLSPMLAKSAPDVATALAGLGGCAIEWKLDGIRIQVHRDGSKVAVFTRTLDDVTDRLPEVVALARSLPVDSVVLDAEAIALRPDGRPRPFQETASRVMTQAARTDAAAERTPLTTYVFDVLALNGTDLTDEPLRSRRATLESVVPARAVVPHLMVPNDDQAVSRAEAFAQEALDQGHEGVVVKELDAPYAMGRRGAGWVKVKPVHTLDLVVLAAEWGHGRRTGRLSNLHLGARDPAGRFGPPGGFVMLGKTFKGLTDQLLAWQTEELLARADGDSDQWVVSVRPELVVEIALDGVQTSPRYPAGIALRFARVVRYRPDKVATDADPIEAVEDLRPD